One genomic segment of Coregonus clupeaformis isolate EN_2021a unplaced genomic scaffold, ASM2061545v1 scaf0054, whole genome shotgun sequence includes these proteins:
- the foxe1 gene encoding forkhead box protein E1 → MPVVKVEKDSLSEISLPAPNPPDTTTTVSDEPSRGRRRKRPLQRGKPPYSYIALISMAIANTPNHKLTLGGIYKFITERFPFYRDNSKKWQNSIRHNLTLNDCFIKIPREPGRPGKGNYWALDPNAEDMFESGSFLRRRKRFKRCDFTTYTSYVHEPPVFSPVQIARSAYTSSVYGSNMAVSSPYGQHGQLPSAYYPSSSPPGFSPHGQSHSRMFSINTIIGHPSGGQGPEMMQQPSRSFSPEGGPAGGPSHCNLGAPAFQAQSCGGAMLSRSSAHVGFPYSGPNGHHHHPPQVSYSQGHSQGYGGSGRLHSHSSPHMTGDSVEPYGRVSPGQLGQYNGTGAYLRHPTYSGNMDRFVSAI, encoded by the coding sequence ATGCCGGTGGTCAAAGTGGAGAAAGACTCTCTTTCCGAGATCTCCCTGCCTGCTCCCAACCCACCTGATACGACCACAACAGTGTCGGACGAACCGTCAAGGGGCCGCCGCAGGAAGAGACCCCTCCAGCGAGGGAAGCCCCCATACAGCTACATCGCCCTCATCTCCATGGCGATCGCCAACACACCCAACCATAAGCTGACCCTGGGCGGCATCTACAAGTTCATAACCGAGCGGTTCCCCTTCTACCGAGACAACTCCAAGAAGTGGCAGAACTCCATCCGTCACAACCTGACCCTCAATGACTGCTTCATCAAGATCCCTAGGGAGCCAGGGAGGCCCGGGAAGGGTAACTACTGGGCCCTGGACCCCAACGCAGAGGACATGTTCGAGAGCGGCAGCTTCCTCAGGCGCAGGAAAAGGTTCAAGCGCTGCGACTTTACAACCTACACGTCGTATGTACATGAGCCCCCCGTCTTCTCGCCTGTCCAGATCGCTCGCTCGGCCTACACCAGCTCCGTCTACGGCTCCAATATGGCGGTGAGTTCCCCGTATGGCCAGCATGGTCAGCTACCCTCTGCCTACTACCCATCGTCCTCGCCCCCCGGGTTCAGTCCTCACGGCCAGTCCCACTCCCGCATGTTCAGCATCAACACAATCATAGGGCACCCCTCCGGGGGCCAAGGGCCTGAGATGATGCAGCAGCCCAGCCGGAGCTTCAGTCCAGAGGGAGGCCCCGCTGGGGGCCCCAGCCACTGTAACCTTGGAGCCCCAGCCTTCCAGGCTCAATCATGTGGAGGGGCCATGCTGTCCCGCTCCTCGGCCCATGTGGGGTTCCCCTACTCGGGGCCCAACggacaccaccaccacccacctcaGGTCTCCTACAGCCAGGGACACAGCCAGGGGTATGGAGGGTCAGGGCGTCTCCACTCCCACTCCTCACCCCATATGACTGGAGACTCTGTGGAGCCTTATGGGAGAGTGTCCCCGGGACAGTTGGGCCAGTATAATGGCACTGGAGCCTACCTAAGACACCCCACGTACTCAGGGAACATGGACAGGTTCGTGTCTGCCATCTGA